A stretch of Myxocyprinus asiaticus isolate MX2 ecotype Aquarium Trade chromosome 42, UBuf_Myxa_2, whole genome shotgun sequence DNA encodes these proteins:
- the LOC127432526 gene encoding uncharacterized protein LOC127432526 has protein sequence MITRKRGRTSLDANVTCTSASQESNVALKTCNASDTSMHTSPESDTNDWGLDEVFGSEFNWELNNNVLDSFSTFEMQTSTNDDTHQSLVTDVSSSCNVPRSKLQDVSGRIVNKNAMAARMNRLKKKEYVSGLEQRVGSLTSENRILKQENGNLNKRVEELENETRYLRAVLANESMLAQLLSKLSGVNGMKFSTSLFQASNENDHDYAMPRKRVKLEDKDAAGGICLHVDKDHVSVEFCTKCAESSSLSHKIFLLGAWSAMLDECVTERPRLPKSMWILLWGEAEESGPAACIMALVNVKR, from the exons ATGATCACCAGAAAAAGAGGAAGAACCAGCCTCGATGCTAATGTCACATGTACAAGTGCCTCCCAGGAGAGTAACGTTGCTTTGAAAACCTGTAATGCAAGTGATACAAGCATGCACACTTCTCCAGAAAGTGACACAAATGATTGGGGCCTGGATGAGGTGTTTGGCTCTGAATTCAATTGGGAACTGAACAACAACGTGCTTGATTCTTTCAGCACCTTTGAAATGCAGACATCGACCAACGATGACACACATCAGAGCCTGGTGACAGATGTTTCTTCATCCTGCAATGTCCCGAGATCAAAACTGCAAGATGTTTCCGGTCGAATCGTCAATAAGAACGCCATGGCAGCAAGGATGAACCGTTTGAAGAAGAAAGAGTACGTCAGTGGCTTGGAGCAGAGAGTCGGCTCTTTGACGTCAGAGAACCGGATTCTCAAGCAGGAAAATGGAAACCTCAATAAGAGAGTGGAAGAACTGGAGAATGAAACTAGGTACTTGAGAGCCGTGTTGGCTAATGAGAGCATGCTGGCACAGCTGTTGTCTAAATTGAGCGGTGTGAATGGCATGAAATTTTCTACCTCGCTTTTCCAGGCGTCCAACGAGAATGACCATGATTATGCCATGCCGAGGAAGAGGGTGAAGTTGGAAGACAAAGATGCAGCGGGTGGCATCTGCCTGCATGTGGACAAAGACCATGTCTCTGTGGAATTCTGCACCAAGTGTGCGGAGAGTTCAAGCTTGTCGCATAAAAT TTTTCTTCTAGGTGCTTGGTCTGCCATGCTGGATGAGTGCGTCACAGAACGTCCTCGATTGCCGAAATCCATG TGGATTTTGCTGTGGGGTGAAGCAGAAGAGTCGGGACCAGCAGCTTGCATCATGGCCCTGGTAAATGTAAAAAGGTAG